TTCTTGTACTCGTCGAGTGCGGCCCGCACGGAGGCTTCGATCTCCGGGTCCAAGCCCTGCCCAAAGAACTCCTTCGGGACGCCGATGCGCAGCCCCTTCACCGGGTCGTTGACCGTCTTCGTGTACGCGGGCACCGGCTCGTTCACGCTGGTGCTGTCGCGCCCGTCGTGGCCCGCGATCGCTTCCATCATGAGGGCACAGTCGGTCACATCGTGCGTGAACGGCCCGACCTGATCGAGCGAACTCGCGAACGCGATCAGCCCGTACCGCGACACGCGGCCGTAGGTCGGCTTCATCCCGACGATGCCGCACAGCGCTGCGGGCTGCCGGATCGACCCGCCGGTGTCGGTCCCGAGCGACACCGGCGCCTGGCACCCGGCGACGCACGCCGCGCTGCCCCCGGACGACCCACCGGGAATGCGGTCCGTGTCCCACGGGTTCCGAGTCACCTGATAGGCGCTGTTCTCTGTGGACGAACCCATCGCGAACTCGTCCATGTTCGTCTTGCCGAAGACGACCGCGCCTTCGGCCTTCAGGCGCTCGACGGTGTGCGCGTCGTAGGGCGGAACGAAGTGCTCCAGGATCTTGCTCGAACAGGTGGTGCGAACGCCCTTCGTGCAGAGCACGTCCTTGACCGCCACGGGCACACCGGCGAGCTTGCCCAGAGGAGCCTTCGCCGCGCGCTTCGCGTCGATGGCCTTGGCTTGGGTGCGTACCGCGTCCGGATCGGGCGGGAGCATGAACGACTTGAGTTTCGGCTCGCGCACGGCGGACGCGGCGAGGAACGCATCTGCGATTTCCAGCGCGCTCGCCTGCCCCGCGTTCTGAAGGGCAACGAGTTCGGCCGCGGTCTTCTCAATGAGACTCATGATGTGTCCTGGCGAGCGGCCGGGATGAGCCGGCCGGTGAAGCATTGGTTTCGGTGAGTTTGGGCTGCGTGCGGCGGAACGGCCGCTTAGTGGCTCACGGGTTCGTCGGTGTCGAAGACCGCGGGAACGCCGAAGTATTCGCCGACCTTGCTCGGCGCGTTCTGGAGCGCGGCCTCGACGGGCAGTGACGGGACCGGTTCGTCGGGGCGGAACACGTTCTGCACCGGCAGTGGGTGCGCGAGCGGTTCGACGCCGTCGGTGTTCAGTTGGTTCAGTTGATCGATGTAGTCGAGGATCGCGGAGAGCTGTTGCTGCATCCGCGCGAGGTCCGCCTCGGACATTTCGAGCCGCGCCAGTTTCGCGACCTTTGTGACCTGTTCAATCGAAAGCGACATTGCTTCGCCCTAGTGTGCGCTAAGATGTCGTGATTATAGGTGAATGGCACCAGAATGGACGGTCAACCCCGGCTGCGAGTTCGGGGCGCCCAAAAAGCTCCACCCGCTCGTTGTCACTCGCGGTTCGCCTGAGTCGTATGGCGAACCGCGAGCGACAACGAGCGGGTGGAGGTAGAGTTCGCTATCTGGGAGTTAGCCGCACTTGGCGACTTCGGCCGAGCGGCTCGTGAGCACCAGTTCCACCAGGGCGTCCACGCTCAGCCCGATGTCCGCGAGCAGTTCGTTGCGCTCGCCGTGCTCGATGAACTTGTCGGGGATACCGCGGCGCACCACGTTCCGGGCGTCGAGCCCGGCGGCGTTCGCGGCTTCCAGTACCGCGGAGCCGAACCCGCCCTCGATGGTCCCCTCTTCGACCGTCACCACGAGCGGGAGCGTTTCGACCGCCCGCAGGATGGTTTCCTTATCGAGCGGCTTCACGAACCGGGCGTTGATGACGCCCATGTGGATGCCCTTGGCCTTCAGCTTCTTCGCGGCGGCGGTGCAGTTGGACAGCAGCGTGCCGAACGCGACGAAGCACCCGTCCTCGCCCCAATCGATGACTTCCGCCTTGCCGAGTTCGATCGGCGTGGGGGCTTCCGTGCGCTCGACCTTCTCCAGGTTCGCCTTCGGGTAGCGGACGGAGATCGGCCCGGTGTGCTTGAGCGCGAACTTCAGCATCGGCTGGACGTCGGTCTCGTCGCCCGGGGCCATGCTCACCATGTTCGGGAACAGCCGCATGTACGGCACGTCGAACACGCCGTGGTGCGTCGGGCCGTCCGGCCCGGTCAGCCCGGCCCGGTCCATGAGGAACGTGACGTGCAGGTTCTGGAGGCACACTTCCTGGAAGATCTGGTCGAAGCTGCGCTGGAGGAACGTGCTGTAGATGTCCACCACGGCGTTGGCACCCGCCTTCGCCATGCCCGCGGCGAACGCGACCGCGTGGCTCTCGCAGATCCCCACGTCGTAGAAGCGCTGCGGGAAGTCCTCGCGCACCTTTTCGAGCTTGTTCCCCTGGCACATCGCGGCCGTCATCACCGCAATCGTCGGGTCGTCCTGCATCGCCTGGTGCAGCGCGAAGCTGATGGCGTCCGTGTACCCCTTCGCCCCACCCTTCTTGAAGGACACGATGGCGCGGTTCGGGCCGACCTGCTCGAACACCGGGGGCGTGTGGTAGGTGACCGGGTCTTCCGCCGCTTGCGGGACGCCGTGCCCCTTGTTCGTGAACACGTGCAGCAGGATCGGGCCTTCTTGCGACTTTAGATCGCGGAGGATCTTCCGCAGACCCGGGAGGTCGTGCCCGTCCACCGGGCCGAAATACCGGAACCCGAGTTCCTCGAACAGCATGCCGTCCTTGAAGAACGCCTTCAGCCCGTCGCGGAACTGTTCCAGCGCGGAGTGGGCCATACCCCCTATTACCGGGATGTTGTTGAGGAGCTGGTTCAGCTTGCGCTTGCTCCCCTGGTACAGCCCGGTCATGCGGCACTGATCGAAGTACTGTGCCAGCCCGCCGGTGCGGGGGCAGATGCTCATCTTGTTGTCGTTGAGGATGACCAGCGTGTTCTGCTTCATCCCGCCGATGTTGTTGAGCGCCTCGAACACGATCCCCGACGGGAACGCGCCGTCGCCGATGACCGCGACCGCGTGGTTGTCCTTGCGGCCCATCAGTTCGTCGCCGGCCTTGAGGCCGGAGGCGGTCGACACGCTGCACCCCGCGTGCCCGGTCATGAACAGGTCGTACTCGCTCTCGCCGGGGTGCGGGAACCCCATCAACCCGCCCTTCGTGCGGATCGTGTGGAACTGCTCGTAGCGCCCGGTGATGAGCTTCTGCGGGTAGATCTGGTGGCCCGTGTCCCAGATGAGCCGGTCCTTGTCCTTCGAGAAGTCGAAGGAGAGGTGGAGGGCCAGACACAACTCGACCACGCCGAGGTTACTGGCGAAGTGCGCCGGGCGGTTGGTGAGTACCCGGATCAGCTCGTCGCGGATCTCGTGGCAGAGGGTTTGCAGTTGCTCGTCCGAGAGCTTCTGCATATCGGCCGGGGACTTGATCTGCGGAAGCAAGTTTGTCATGTCGTTCCCCTTGGGCGAACCCCGCCTGATTCGGGCGGTGGGTGGAGGTCGTGAACCCGCTCGAACGAGTGGGTCGCGGCCTACCGGTCCCTCTGAACCACGTACCGGGCCAGGTCCGCGAGCAGCGCGCTACCGAGTTGTTCGGCCGCCGCCACCGCTTGTTGGCCCAGTTCACCCGCCCGGCGCCGGGACTCCTCAACTCCAAGGAGCCCCGGGTAGGTCAGTTTGCCGCGAGCGGCGTCTTTGCCCACTCGCTTGCCTGTTTTGTCGGCCGTACTTTCAACATCGAGCAGGTCGTCCGTTACCTGAAACGCCAGCCCGAACGCCGCGGCGAAATCGTCGGCCGCTTTCAGTGCTTTCGGGTCGGCCCCCACGGACCGTTCGGCCTGCGCCGCGAACACCCCGAGCCGCAGTGACGAGCGGAACAGCGCCCCGGTCTTGCGGCGGTGAATATTTTCGAGGTGATCGACCCCTCGATCTTTTTCCGTGGGGGCGGGAGTCGCCCCCGACAATCGCCCTTCGGCTTCCAGGTCGAGCGTCTGGCCGCCGACCATTCCCACCGCCCCGGAGCCGCGGGCCAGCTCTACACAACTAACCGCAGCCGTGCGTGCGGGGTAACCCGCTGCGATCACCTCGAACGCGCCCGTCAGGAGCGCGTCGCCCGCGAGGATGGCCAGCGCCTCGCCGAATTTCTTGTGGCACGTCGGCTGTCCGCGTCGCAAGTCGTCGTCGTCCATCGCCGGCAGATCGTCGTGGATCAGTGAGTACGTGTGAATCATCTCCACCGCACACGCCGATGGCAACGCCAACTCCAGCGTGCCCCCGGTCGCCTCGCACGCGAGCGCCACCAAGAGGGGGCGGAGTCGCTTGCCGGGCGAGAACAGGCTGTATGCCATCGCCTCGGCTAGAGCCGGCGGCGCGTCCCGCGTGACATCCCGGAGCGCGGCGCGAAGGGCCTGATCCACTCGGTCCTGGCGCGATTTCAGATCGGCCATTAACCGGTCACCCGCCGACACGGACCCACAGTCCGCTTCGGAGGAAGATGCAATGTTATCAACTTTACGTTGCAAAGCTAGGCGACTTTGAACGTCGTCTGTAATTGATCCCGGCGTCATTCGGATATTCCCGGGTCGCGTGCGGACTTGGGGGCGGGCTTGCGCACAGCGGCCTTCGCGGTTTCGATGGAGGCGACGTGGTCGAACGGCTTCAACTCGGCCCCACCTTCTTCGCTGACGCCCGCGAGCAGTTTCACCTTTTGCTCGGCGTCACGGAGCTGGCCGTAGCACTGGCGCAGGAGCGCCACCCCGCGCTCGTAGCGAGCGAGCGCGTCTTCGAGCGTGGTGGTGCCGTCTTCCAGTTCGCGCAGGATGCCGTCGAGTTCGGCGAGCGCTTCCTCGAAGCGCAGCGGTGCGGCCGGGGATGGGTCGGGCATGTGCGCGTCCCGTGCGTGGAGCGAGGGGCCGTCCGTGGCGGCGAACTTCACCCGCGAGTGGGGCGAAACTTACCCGGCACCGCGCGGTGCCGGTTCGCCGTGAGCCGTTGAGTGTTCGTGTTCCGTGCCTTGGGCGTCGGTGACGAGGGACCGGATCACTCCGGAGGCGACCCGCGTGACGAGCAGGTCGCCGGGGCGCAGGGCGCCCGCGTCGCGAACGAGTTGGCCGTCGTTCGTGTGCGTCAGACTATAACCACGGGCGAGAACCTGCAAGGGGCTGAGTGTTTCCAGTTGGGCGGAAAGGGCGGCGAGCTTCTCTCGCACCTGAACGAGCCTTTGACGCGCTGCGCGGGCGAGGCGCTCATTTGTGTCATCTAACCGCTGCCCGAGGTTCTCGACGCGCTGGAGCGGCAACCGGAACGCGGGGCGCGACGCGATCTGGTCGAGGTGCTGCTTGGCGAACCTGATCCGGCGCTCGACGGCGTCGCCCATTCGGGTGCGCAAGTCGCGCAACGCGGCGAGCAACTCCTGCCGATCGGGGGTGAGCGCAACAACCGCGGCCGTCGGTGTTTCGGCCCGGTGATCGGCGACGAGGTCGGCCACCGTGACGTCGATCTCGTGGCCCACGGCGGAAATGACGGGCACGTTCGAGTTGAAGATCGCGTCCGCGACGGCTTCCTCGTTGAACGCCCACAAGTCTTCCGCGCTGCCGCCCCCGCGCCCGAGGATGATCGCGTCGAACGAGAGCTTGTTGTTCCGGTGCAACCAGTTCAGTTGCCGCACCGCGAGCGAAATGTCGTGTGCGGCCCCTTCGCCCTGAACCCGCGACGGGCGCACGATCAGTTCCGTAAACGGCCACCGTTGCGCGAACACTTCGATCATGTCGCGTATCGCGGCGCCGGTCGCGCTGGCGACCAACCCCACGCGACGCGGCGGACGCGGCAGGGCGCGCTTGCGGGCCGGACTGAAGTAACCCTTTGCGAGCAGCTTTTCCTTGAGTTGACGCAGCGCGAGTTCCGCGGCGCCGACACCCTTTGGCTGCAACTCTTCGACGATGAACTGGTACTCGCCGCGCGGGTCGTACACCGTGAGCCGACCGCGTGCGATGATCTCCATGCCGTCGCGCGGGTCGAACCGCAGGCGCAGGTTGATCCCACGGAAGGCGACCGTCTTGATCTGCGCGTTCGCGTCTTTGAGCGTGAAGTACCAGTGTCCGCTCGCGGCCCGCGTGAAGTTCGACACTTCCCCCGCGACCCAGACGGAGAGGAACTTGGCTTCCAGTGTCCCGCGCACCTGCGCCGTGAGCTGCGACACCGAGAGCGGCTGAACGGCAGTTTTTGGGACAGCGCTCATTCGTTCCTCGCGGCCCGTCGCGGCAGAATTGCGTTCCGATCACTTCAGGGGATTGCGCACAAGGTAAATCGGGTCGCCCTGCTGATCGTTCATACACGATACCAATTCCAGGTGACCGAATGCAGCCCGATCTTCCCACTCCTGTCGGATGAGAATCGCGAACGCGCCCGGTGGTAACGTCCGCACGTCCGCCAGACGCGACGTGGGCCGGGCGTAGTAAAACATGACACCCTCGTCCTTGAGCTTGAGCACGAACAGTGGTTCGCCGACAGGGACGTGCTCACGCAGCGTCGCGCCGGTGGCTTCTGCATTGCGACCGGCTGTGCGCTGCGGGATCACCACTTCAACGAACACGATTTTTGCAGCGACCCAGCACAGGAGGAAGGCCGCAATCAGGCGCACCCTGCCGGTAAGGGCGAGGGGGAAAGGTTGCGGAGAGGGGCGTTCGGAAGAATCTACCCCCCCATCCCCCCTCCCTGAAGGGAAGGGGGAACAGGCGCGCGAAACCACTGAGATTGAGCCCGCGCCCGGCGACCGTTCTTTCTCCCCCTTCCCTTCAGGGAGGGGGGATGGGGGGGTAGGTTGTGACTGTAACCCCTCCCCAACCCCTCCCCTAAACGGAGAGGGGCTTAAAACCGGTGATTGGTGTGTGGTTGTCTGTGCATTTGGTTCTGTTCCCCCTTCCTTCGCCGCCGGTCCGCGAGAAGCTCCGCTGACAGGACCGGCGCTCGAAGAGGCGAAGGGGGTTAGGGGGTTAGGTCGCTTCAGCCACGCGATCAGCCCCATCACTCCCAGCCCCATCAGCCCCGCGCTCATGGGGAGCGCGTAGCGGACGTTGTGGTTCGGCACGAGCGTCCAGAACAGCAGGTTCGGCCAGGTCCAGCAGTGCAGGAGTTGGAGCAGGAGCTTTCCGCGTGCGTCCCACTGTGCCCAGAAACTTCGCCGGAACGTGAGCAGCGCGAACGCGGACACGGGTAAGTGTGCGGCGAACACGGCGAGTGGGTACGTTGCGACGTCGGTCCACGGGTAACCTTTGCTGGCCTTCGGCGCGAAGCGGTACGCGGCTTCCTTGCGGATCGTGTCGGCGAGCGCGTCCCAGCCGACTTCTTGCACCACCGCAGCGGCCCACAGCGCGCACGCAACGCACGCGACCGACACCGCGAGTAGGTGTCGCCAGCCGAAAAGGAGGGCGAGTTGCCGGCGCCACGCGAGTAGCGGAATCACGGTGAGGTAAAAGAACGCGGGCGCGGTCCACTTCGTGAGTGTTCCCCCCACGACGCAGAGCAGCGCCACGACCGTAAACCACAATGACTCGCGCTCTCGGGATTCCAGCGCGCGGTGGAACAGCACGATCGCGGCCGTTACCCAGCCCACGAGCGTCATGTCGATTTCTGCGCTCGGCACCTTATCGAGCCACAGTATCGAGCACGGTAATAGGACGGCCACGAGTAGCGCGGCTCGCTCGCCCAGAACGCGCTGAAACATGCCGTGCATGAGCACGACCGCGAGTGTTGCGGCCAGTACCGACGGTAGTCGCGCACTCGCGGCCGTCACTTCGCCGAACGGCAGGCTGCACAGCCCGATCGCGACGTAATGACCGGGCGGCTTCGTGAGAAACGGTTCACCGTACAGAACGGGATAGAGCCAGTGCCCTTCGAGGCATGACCGGCCAATGATCGCTCGCAGAGATTCGGTGCGGTAAACGGGACCGGCCGCGGCGCCGTACAGGAACAGGAACGCGCACCACCCCGCGACGAACGCCGGTGCCAGACGCGGTGCGGGGAGCGCGAAGCGAACGCGAATCAGCGACGCGAGTCGAATTGGTGGCCTCCTTGCCTGGGACCGCGGGCATCCCGCCCGCAGTTTCGCGCCGAAATGCTATTGGGCGTTATCTACAGTCACACGGCCACTTTCCGCTTCACCAAACTGGCCACTATGCCCACGAACGCGATCAGCCAACACCCGGCGGGCACCCAGTCGCCGAGGCTCGCGTACAGCGGGCGGCGCGTGTCGATGGGTACGGTTGCGGTCATGACGCCATCAATTTTCTTGGCCTCGGACCATTCGCCCTGGGGCTTTTCTTTCAGCGTGAGTTTGTCGTTGCTGTCGCGTATGAGTTGCCGCGGTAAGGTGACCACGCGCCCGTCGGCGTCGATCAGACCCGAAATGCCCATGTTCACGCTACGAACGATCGAGCGCCGGGCTTCAATCGCGCGGAACCGACAAATCGCGAGGTGCTGTTCGTGCTCCTCGGTGCCGTCGAACCAACCGTCGTTGGAGATGTTCACGAGGAAGTCCACCGGTTCGCTCGCGACGTACTGCCGCGCGAGGTACGGGTCGGAGTCTTCGTAACAGATGAGGCACCCGAACGTGAACGGACGCCCGTCGCGCGTGGTGAGCGGGAACCGCGTCCACTTTTCGCCGGGCCGACACTCGTAGCCCTTCTTGTAGGGCGTGAACCACGCCATGAACGGCAGTTGTTCGCCGAGCGGCACGTACTCGCCGAACGGCACGAGGTGCATCTTGTCGTAACGGTCCACGGGCGCGCTGGGGAAGAGCACCGGATCACCGGGCAGCCACCCTTCGGGCTTCGGAGCGGGCTTCACCATGAACGCGGAGTTGTACTTCCACACGCGCGACCCGTCCCACTCCAAACCGTTCAGCCCGAACAGCACCGGCGTGTTCCAGTCGCGCTCCAAAAACTCTTTCCGTGAGATCAACCGCCAGCGCTGGAACTCCTCCGGTGCGTCTTCTCCCTTTGCTCCAGGCGCGACGCTGCACCAATCCACCGGGCAACACGTTTCCGGCCAAATGATAAGATCCGGGCGCGGCTTCTCGGTGAAGGCTGTCATGTGCAACTGGCTGTACGAGCTAACGAGCTTGGCCGTGTCTCCCATCTTGTCGCCCTGCGACACGTTCCCCTGAATCGCCGCGACCAGTGGGCCGTCGGTGAACGCCGGGTGATCGAAGCGCCAGTAGCCGTAACCGATGCTCGTGCCGACGAGCGCGAGAGCGAAGACGAGCCCTCCGATGCGGGCGGCCTTCACTTGCGGTGATGGCAAAGTCGCCGCTGTGCCCGTTCCTTCGAGGGCAGGTTTTCTGATCCATTCCACCAATGCGCCGTTCACCGCACCGACGACAAACGACACCACATACACGCCGCCGAAGTCTGCAATCTGGATCAGTTGCAGGAACGAGTGCTGCGTGTAACCGAGGTAGTACCAGCCGAAGCCGATCATCTGGTACGCGCCGATCTGCTTCATGAACGGGAAACCGGTCGGGAAGTGCATCCGGAAGTATTCCAGTGCCACCCACGCGACCGGCACCGAGAGCGCCATCGGCGCCCCAACGCGATCGAGGCGCCGAATGATCGCGAGCGCGGCCAGCCAGAACACCGGCATGACGACCGAGAGGCCGATCCACGACATGATCATCATGGGGTGCGCGACGCGAACCCAGTTCGTCGCGAGCGCGAAGAACGTGAACCCGCCGAGGTAGGCCGCGAAGTAGCGCCGGCGATTCGAGACGGGCGCTCGCACGAGCGTCAGCCACGGGACGAGCGCGACGAAACCGAGCATTCCCAGGTCGAGTGGGAAGAACGCGGCCCACAGCAGTGCGCCGGAGGCGATCGCGGGCAGGAACACGTGAGTCTTCACGCGGAGTCCTTCCAAATTCGGACGGGGGCGCCAGTTACAGCAGCACCACTTCCATGAGTGTACCGCGATCGACGCGGGCTTCGCCGGCGGGCAGCACGAGCAGCGCGTCGGCCGGTTGTAGGCCGGCCAGGTCCGGCGCACCGGAATTCGGTAGCGGCCGCACGCTCCAGCCCGTTTCGCCCGGTACCAACTGCGC
This region of Gemmata massiliana genomic DNA includes:
- a CDS encoding ArnT family glycosyltransferase, which produces MRAGCPRSQARRPPIRLASLIRVRFALPAPRLAPAFVAGWCAFLFLYGAAAGPVYRTESLRAIIGRSCLEGHWLYPVLYGEPFLTKPPGHYVAIGLCSLPFGEVTAASARLPSVLAATLAVVLMHGMFQRVLGERAALLVAVLLPCSILWLDKVPSAEIDMTLVGWVTAAIVLFHRALESRERESLWFTVVALLCVVGGTLTKWTAPAFFYLTVIPLLAWRRQLALLFGWRHLLAVSVACVACALWAAAVVQEVGWDALADTIRKEAAYRFAPKASKGYPWTDVATYPLAVFAAHLPVSAFALLTFRRSFWAQWDARGKLLLQLLHCWTWPNLLFWTLVPNHNVRYALPMSAGLMGLGVMGLIAWLKRPNPLTPFASSSAGPVSGASRGPAAKEGGTEPNAQTTTHQSPVLSPSPFRGGVGEGLQSQPTPPSPLPEGKGEKERSPGAGSISVVSRACSPFPSGRGDGGVDSSERPSPQPFPLALTGRVRLIAAFLLCWVAAKIVFVEVVIPQRTAGRNAEATGATLREHVPVGEPLFVLKLKDEGVMFYYARPTSRLADVRTLPPGAFAILIRQEWEDRAAFGHLELVSCMNDQQGDPIYLVRNPLK
- the xseA gene encoding exodeoxyribonuclease VII large subunit, which gives rise to MSAVPKTAVQPLSVSQLTAQVRGTLEAKFLSVWVAGEVSNFTRAASGHWYFTLKDANAQIKTVAFRGINLRLRFDPRDGMEIIARGRLTVYDPRGEYQFIVEELQPKGVGAAELALRQLKEKLLAKGYFSPARKRALPRPPRRVGLVASATGAAIRDMIEVFAQRWPFTELIVRPSRVQGEGAAHDISLAVRQLNWLHRNNKLSFDAIILGRGGGSAEDLWAFNEEAVADAIFNSNVPVISAVGHEIDVTVADLVADHRAETPTAAVVALTPDRQELLAALRDLRTRMGDAVERRIRFAKQHLDQIASRPAFRLPLQRVENLGQRLDDTNERLARAARQRLVQVREKLAALSAQLETLSPLQVLARGYSLTHTNDGQLVRDAGALRPGDLLVTRVASGVIRSLVTDAQGTEHEHSTAHGEPAPRGAG
- the gatA gene encoding Asp-tRNA(Asn)/Glu-tRNA(Gln) amidotransferase subunit GatA; amino-acid sequence: MSLIEKTAAELVALQNAGQASALEIADAFLAASAVREPKLKSFMLPPDPDAVRTQAKAIDAKRAAKAPLGKLAGVPVAVKDVLCTKGVRTTCSSKILEHFVPPYDAHTVERLKAEGAVVFGKTNMDEFAMGSSTENSAYQVTRNPWDTDRIPGGSSGGSAACVAGCQAPVSLGTDTGGSIRQPAALCGIVGMKPTYGRVSRYGLIAFASSLDQVGPFTHDVTDCALMMEAIAGHDGRDSTSVNEPVPAYTKTVNDPVKGLRIGVPKEFFGQGLDPEIEASVRAALDEYKKLGATLVDVSLPHSPYALAAYYIVAPAEASSNLARFDGMHYGHRTAKKGDLIATYSKSRGEGFGPEVQRRIILGTYVLSSGYKDAYYVKALKVRRLVKKDFDEAFASCDVVMGPTTPSAAFKAGEKSDDPLALYLSDVYTVSCNLAGIPGLSMPCGFTKTGLPIGLQLLGAPFAEEKLLRIARMYEAATDWHTKRPNV
- the gatC gene encoding Asp-tRNA(Asn)/Glu-tRNA(Gln) amidotransferase subunit GatC, with product MSLSIEQVTKVAKLARLEMSEADLARMQQQLSAILDYIDQLNQLNTDGVEPLAHPLPVQNVFRPDEPVPSLPVEAALQNAPSKVGEYFGVPAVFDTDEPVSH
- a CDS encoding polyprenyl synthetase family protein gives rise to the protein MADLKSRQDRVDQALRAALRDVTRDAPPALAEAMAYSLFSPGKRLRPLLVALACEATGGTLELALPSACAVEMIHTYSLIHDDLPAMDDDDLRRGQPTCHKKFGEALAILAGDALLTGAFEVIAAGYPARTAAVSCVELARGSGAVGMVGGQTLDLEAEGRLSGATPAPTEKDRGVDHLENIHRRKTGALFRSSLRLGVFAAQAERSVGADPKALKAADDFAAAFGLAFQVTDDLLDVESTADKTGKRVGKDAARGKLTYPGLLGVEESRRRAGELGQQAVAAAEQLGSALLADLARYVVQRDR
- a CDS encoding exodeoxyribonuclease VII small subunit, with amino-acid sequence MPDPSPAAPLRFEEALAELDGILRELEDGTTTLEDALARYERGVALLRQCYGQLRDAEQKVKLLAGVSEEGGAELKPFDHVASIETAKAAVRKPAPKSARDPGISE
- the lnt gene encoding apolipoprotein N-acyltransferase, whose product is MKTHVFLPAIASGALLWAAFFPLDLGMLGFVALVPWLTLVRAPVSNRRRYFAAYLGGFTFFALATNWVRVAHPMMIMSWIGLSVVMPVFWLAALAIIRRLDRVGAPMALSVPVAWVALEYFRMHFPTGFPFMKQIGAYQMIGFGWYYLGYTQHSFLQLIQIADFGGVYVVSFVVGAVNGALVEWIRKPALEGTGTAATLPSPQVKAARIGGLVFALALVGTSIGYGYWRFDHPAFTDGPLVAAIQGNVSQGDKMGDTAKLVSSYSQLHMTAFTEKPRPDLIIWPETCCPVDWCSVAPGAKGEDAPEEFQRWRLISRKEFLERDWNTPVLFGLNGLEWDGSRVWKYNSAFMVKPAPKPEGWLPGDPVLFPSAPVDRYDKMHLVPFGEYVPLGEQLPFMAWFTPYKKGYECRPGEKWTRFPLTTRDGRPFTFGCLICYEDSDPYLARQYVASEPVDFLVNISNDGWFDGTEEHEQHLAICRFRAIEARRSIVRSVNMGISGLIDADGRVVTLPRQLIRDSNDKLTLKEKPQGEWSEAKKIDGVMTATVPIDTRRPLYASLGDWVPAGCWLIAFVGIVASLVKRKVAV
- the dxs gene encoding 1-deoxy-D-xylulose-5-phosphate synthase, yielding MTNLLPQIKSPADMQKLSDEQLQTLCHEIRDELIRVLTNRPAHFASNLGVVELCLALHLSFDFSKDKDRLIWDTGHQIYPQKLITGRYEQFHTIRTKGGLMGFPHPGESEYDLFMTGHAGCSVSTASGLKAGDELMGRKDNHAVAVIGDGAFPSGIVFEALNNIGGMKQNTLVILNDNKMSICPRTGGLAQYFDQCRMTGLYQGSKRKLNQLLNNIPVIGGMAHSALEQFRDGLKAFFKDGMLFEELGFRYFGPVDGHDLPGLRKILRDLKSQEGPILLHVFTNKGHGVPQAAEDPVTYHTPPVFEQVGPNRAIVSFKKGGAKGYTDAISFALHQAMQDDPTIAVMTAAMCQGNKLEKVREDFPQRFYDVGICESHAVAFAAGMAKAGANAVVDIYSTFLQRSFDQIFQEVCLQNLHVTFLMDRAGLTGPDGPTHHGVFDVPYMRLFPNMVSMAPGDETDVQPMLKFALKHTGPISVRYPKANLEKVERTEAPTPIELGKAEVIDWGEDGCFVAFGTLLSNCTAAAKKLKAKGIHMGVINARFVKPLDKETILRAVETLPLVVTVEEGTIEGGFGSAVLEAANAAGLDARNVVRRGIPDKFIEHGERNELLADIGLSVDALVELVLTSRSAEVAKCG